A stretch of the Panicum virgatum strain AP13 chromosome 9N, P.virgatum_v5, whole genome shotgun sequence genome encodes the following:
- the LOC120691694 gene encoding anthranilate synthase alpha subunit 1, chloroplastic-like, whose product MAASLAPSSSAPLSLHRRRRGAGILTCRATATFHQLDAVAVREEEAKFKSSAKEGCNLLPLKRCIFSDHLTPVLAYRCLVKEDDREAPSFLFESVEQGSEGTNVGRYSVVGAQPAMEIVAKANHVTVMDHEMKSRREHFVPDPMNIPRSIMDQWNPHITDGLPDAFSGGWVGFFSYDTVRYVETKKLPFSKAPHDDRNLPDIHLGLYNDVIVFDHVEKKTHVIHWVRVDCYHSVDEAYEDGTNRLEALLSRLHSLNIPTLSSGSIKLNVGHFGSALQKSSMSCEEYKHAVVQAKEHILAGDIFQVVISQRFERRTFADPFEIYRALRIVNPSPYMAYLQARGCILVASSPEILTRVQKRTIINRPLAGTIRRGKTKAEDKVLEQLLLSDEKQCAEHIMLVDLGRNDVGKVSKPGSVKVEKLMNIERYSHVMHISSTVTGELRDDLTCWDALRAALPVGTVSGAPKVRAMELIDELEVNMDIALALRTIVFPTGSRFDTMYSYTDGNPRQEWVAHLQAGAGIVADSKPDDEHQECLNKAAGAARAIDLAESTFLDE is encoded by the exons ATGGCCGCCAGCctcgcgccgtcgtcgtcggcgccgctgagcctccaccgccgccggcgcggagcCGGAATCCTCACCTGCCGCGCCACGGCCACGTTCCACCAACTTGACGCCGTCG cggtgagggaggaggaggcgaagtTCAAGTCTTCGGCGAAGGAGGGATGCAACCTGCTGCCGTTGAAGCGGTGCATCTTCTCCGACCACCTGACGCCGGTGCTCGCGTACCGGTGCCTCGTCAAGGAGGACGACCGCGAGGCGCCCAGCTTCCTCTTCGAGTCCGTCGAGCAGGGCTCCGAGGGCACCAATGTG GGGAGGTACAGTGTCGTAGGGGCGCAGCCCGCCATGGAGATCGTGGCCAAGGCCAACCACGTGACCGTGATGGATCATGAGATGAAGTCGAGGAGGGAGCACTTCGTGCCTGATCCGATGAATATCCCCAGGAGCATTATGGACCAGTGGAACCCACATATAACCGACGGCTTACCTGATGCATTTTctg GAGGATGGGTTGGATTCTTCTCGTATGATACAGTACGTTATGTGGAAACAAAGAAGCTTCCATTTAGTAAGGCACCACATGATGATAGGAACCTTCCTGACATTCATTTAGGCCTCTACAATGATGTCATTGTGTTTGACCATGTTGAGAAG AAAACACATGTTATACATTGGGTGAGGGTGGACTGCTATCATTCTGTTGATGAAGCATATGAAGATGGAACAAATCGACTAGAAGCTCTGTTATCAAGATTACATAGTCTTAACAT CCCAACACTTTCTTCCGGTTCTATTAAACTTAATGTTGGGCACTTTGGCTCAGCATTACAAAAATCATCAATGTCATGTGAAGAATATAAGCATGCTGTTGTTCAAGCGAAAGAACATATTCTGGCTGGTGATATTTTTCAAGTAGTCATAAGCCAGCGTTTTGAAAGACGGACATTCGCCGACCCCTTTGAGATCTACCGTGCATTGCGCATTGTAAATCCTAGTCCATATATGGCCTATCTACAG GCACGAGGTTGTATTCTTGTGGCATCAAGTCCTGAAATTCTCACTCGGGTGCAAAAG agGACAATCATCAATCGGCCACTTGCTGGAACTATAAGAAGAGGGAAAACGAAGGCAGAAGACAAAGTTTTAGAACAGCTGCTTTTGAGTGACGAGAAGCAGTGTGCTGAACATATTATGTTAGTAGATCTCGGTCGAAATGATGTCGGAAAG GTGTCGAAACCAGGTTCAGTAAAGGTGGAGAAACTTATGAATATTGAACGATATTCACATGTCATGCACATTAGCTCAACA GTAACTGGGGAGCTACGTGATGATCTTACCTGTTGGGACGCGCTTCGTGCAGCACTGCCTGTTGGAACAGTTAGTGGCGCTCCTAAG GTGAGAGCAATGGAGCTGATCGATGAGCTGGAAGTGAACATGGacattgctcttgctcttcGCACTATCGTCTTCCCCACTGGATCTCGGTTCGATACCATGTACTCATACACTGACGGAAACCCGCGCCAGGAGTGGGTGGCTCATCTCCAAGCCGGAGCTGGGATAGTGGCCGACAGCAAACCAGACGACGAGCACCAGGAGTGCCTGAACAAGGCTGCTGGCGCTGCCCGTGCCATTGACCTTGCCGAATCTACATTTCTAGACGAGTAG
- the LOC120691696 gene encoding zinc finger CCCH domain-containing protein 25-like, protein MNPLTQVKRTQVINQKEALLGIGEDASWHAKFKDSAYVFVGGVPFDLTEGDILAFFAQYGEVVDVNLVRDKGTGKSKGFAFLAYEDQRSTILAVDNLNGAKVLGRIIRVDHVSKYKKKEEEDEEERQQKREARGVCYAFQKGECNRGASCRYSHDEQRNANTGWGSKEDSSAPWEHDKHHDMPKSRGICYAFQKGECNRGASCKFSHDEQKNTNTRWSSRDGESSRSERYGERDSRSRHDDRKQEYRVRDKSPERRGEKRNDDRYSQGRGERSERRRYDDMDHKRSRYDGDSERHERRV, encoded by the exons ATGAATCCCCTGACGCAGGTTAAGCGGACGCAGGTTATCAACCAGAAGGAGGCGCTCCTTGGAATCGGCGAGGACGCGTCGTGGCACGCCAAGTTCAAGGACTCCGCCTACGTCTTCGTCGGCGGCGTCCCCTTCGACCTCACCGAGGGCGATATCCTCGCCTTCTTCGCGCA GTACGGCGAGGTGGTCGACGTGAACCTTGTGCGCGACAAGGGCACCGGAAAATCCAAGGGCTTCGCTTTCCTCGCGTACGAGGACCAGAGGAGCACGATTCTCGCTGTCG ACAATTTGAATGGAGCTAAAGTTCTTGGGAGGATCATAAGGGTTGACCATGTGAGCAAGtacaagaagaaggaggaggaagatgaggaggagCGGCAGCAGAAGAGGGAGGCCCGTGGAGTATGCTACGCTTTCCAGAAAGGCGAGTGCAATCGCGGAGCTTCCTGCAGATATTCGCATGACGAGCAG AGGAATGCAAACACCGGTTGGGGTTCTAAAGAGGATAGCAGTGCACCATGGGAGCATGACAAACACCATGATATGCCAAAGAGTCGTGGCATTTGCTATGCTTTCCAGAAAGGCGAGTGCAACCGTGGAGCATCCTGCAAATTTTCCCATGATGAGCAG aaaaatacaaacactCGTTGGAGTTCTAGGGATGGTGAATCATCCAGATCAGAGCGCTATGGAGAGCGAGATTCTAGGAGTAGGCATGATGATAGAAAACAAGAATATCGGGTGCGTGACAAGTCCCCTGAGAGAAGAGGTGAGAAGCGGAATGATGACAGATATTCTCAAGGAAGAGGAGAAAGATCAGAAAGACGCAGATACGATGACATGGATCACAAGCGATCAAGGTACGATGGAGATAGTGAACGCCATGAAAGAAGAGTGTGA
- the LOC120691268 gene encoding uncharacterized protein LOC120691268 isoform X1: MKQLTDDSAGSGITTQQARAVQLPKHVTPPALTCPSPLGCLPRSAPLLSLVCSGAVQPCHLGASAPTVCRLCRHPPCPSHLPLDGRASGDQRSRLAHFLLRMGPLRQPIADVASQLTSGVMLHYRGKAYCQGWLTGEGRATLRQCSSRTGTTRLTDEACDAAAVSSPAQVCSCILSNSITRCLQVSAKIRMNLTTNAADKDSYLMKRNSGYMPCLRNEAEVEEFECVQVQMLFECLRPATIIKPYNHLSFAFWCMIRKAGHR; this comes from the exons ATGAAGCAACTCACCGATGATAGTGCCGGCTCCGGTATCACGACGCAGCAGGCGCGGGCCGTTCAGCTGCCAAAACACGTCACTCCTCCAGCCCTCACATGCCCCTCCCCTCTTGGCTGCCTTCCTCGCAGCGCACCACTCCTCAGCCTCGTATGCAGCGGCGCCGTCCAACCTTGCCACCTCGGTGCCTCCGCTCCGACGGTTTGTCGTCTTTGCCGCCACCCGCCATGCCCGAGCCACCTCCCCCTTGATGGTAGAGCTTCCGGGG ATCAACGTTCTCGCCTCGCACATTTTCTGCTTCGTATGGGCCCCTTGCGCCAGCCAATAGCTGATGTAGCATCGCAGCTCACCAGCGGGGTTATGCTGCATTACAGAGGCAAAGCTTACTGCCAGGGATGGCTCACCGGAGAAGGCAGGGCTACACTACGGCAGTGCAGCTCACGAACGGGGACAACACGTCTCACTGACGAGGCATGCGATGCAGCAGCTGTCAGCAGCCCTGCACAGGTCTGCAGCTGCATCCTCTCCAATTCTATCACCCGTTGCTTACAA gtttctgcaaaaataagaaTGAATTTGACTACAAATGCGGCTGACAAGGACTCCTACTTGATGAAGAGAAATTCAGGCTACATGCCTTGCCTAAG AAATGAAGCGGAGGTAGAAGAGTTTGAGTGTGTTCAAGTTCAGATGCTATTTGAATGCTTGAGACCAGCAACAATCATCAAACCATATAACCAtctttcctttgccttttggtGTATGATTAGAAAAGCTGGCCACAGATGA
- the LOC120691268 gene encoding uncharacterized protein LOC120691268 isoform X2, with amino-acid sequence MKQLTDDSAGSGITTQQARAVQLPKHVTPPALTCPSPLGCLPRSAPLLSLVCSGAVQPCHLGASAPTVCRLCRHPPCPSHLPLDDQRSRLAHFLLRMGPLRQPIADVASQLTSGVMLHYRGKAYCQGWLTGEGRATLRQCSSRTGTTRLTDEACDAAAVSSPAQVCSCILSNSITRCLQVSAKIRMNLTTNAADKDSYLMKRNSGYMPCLRNEAEVEEFECVQVQMLFECLRPATIIKPYNHLSFAFWCMIRKAGHR; translated from the exons ATGAAGCAACTCACCGATGATAGTGCCGGCTCCGGTATCACGACGCAGCAGGCGCGGGCCGTTCAGCTGCCAAAACACGTCACTCCTCCAGCCCTCACATGCCCCTCCCCTCTTGGCTGCCTTCCTCGCAGCGCACCACTCCTCAGCCTCGTATGCAGCGGCGCCGTCCAACCTTGCCACCTCGGTGCCTCCGCTCCGACGGTTTGTCGTCTTTGCCGCCACCCGCCATGCCCGAGCCACCTCCCCCTTGATG ATCAACGTTCTCGCCTCGCACATTTTCTGCTTCGTATGGGCCCCTTGCGCCAGCCAATAGCTGATGTAGCATCGCAGCTCACCAGCGGGGTTATGCTGCATTACAGAGGCAAAGCTTACTGCCAGGGATGGCTCACCGGAGAAGGCAGGGCTACACTACGGCAGTGCAGCTCACGAACGGGGACAACACGTCTCACTGACGAGGCATGCGATGCAGCAGCTGTCAGCAGCCCTGCACAGGTCTGCAGCTGCATCCTCTCCAATTCTATCACCCGTTGCTTACAA gtttctgcaaaaataagaaTGAATTTGACTACAAATGCGGCTGACAAGGACTCCTACTTGATGAAGAGAAATTCAGGCTACATGCCTTGCCTAAG AAATGAAGCGGAGGTAGAAGAGTTTGAGTGTGTTCAAGTTCAGATGCTATTTGAATGCTTGAGACCAGCAACAATCATCAAACCATATAACCAtctttcctttgccttttggtGTATGATTAGAAAAGCTGGCCACAGATGA
- the LOC120691267 gene encoding GDP-mannose transporter GONST1-like, producing the protein MPVEFRSECDDIEEAKSPSNTSVAAVAVKNADASVYKIIHGYLKQKNNSIIRVAANVARKAASNKLSRKTSDVFDTLIQKQQSKWGNKTGPLLSGICYCIASCSMILLNKVVLSSYNFDAGISLMLYQNFVCVVILLILELFRVITTEELTWKLIKVWIPVNLIFIGMLVTGMYSLKYINVAMVTILKNMTNIITAIGELYIFRKSQNKKVWAALFLMIVSAVCGGITDLSFHLIGYTWQILNCFLTAGYSLTLRRLMDTAKQSSKSGSLNEVSMVLLNNALSIPFAIILVVIFDEWEYVCQAEVTREPMFWVVATASGLLGLAISFSSVWFLHQTGPTTYSLVGSLNKIPISVAGILLFNVPVSVENFCSIVFGLFAGIFFAKAKMS; encoded by the exons ATGCCAGTGGAGTTCAGGTCCGAGTGCGATGACATTGAGGAGGCCAAGTCCCCCAGCAACAcgagcgtcgccgccgtcgccgtcaagAACGCCGACGCCTCGGTCTACAAGATCATCCACGGCTACCTCAagcagaagaacaactccatcATCAGAGTCGCCGCCAATGTCGCCAGGAAAGCGGCTTCCAACAA GTTATCGAGGAAGACCTCTGATGTTTTCGACACCTTAATTCAGAAGCAGCAGAGCAAGTGGGGAAACAAGACCGGGCCGTTGCTTTCCGGGATTTGTTACTGCATTGCTTCCTGCAGCATGATATTGCTCAACAAGGTGGTTCTCTCCAGCTACAATTTCGATGCTGGCATATCACTGATGCTATATCAG AACTTTGTATGTGTGGTCATTCTTCTGATACTCGAGCTCTTCCGTGTTATTACAACGGAGGAGCTCACATGGAAGTTGATAAAAGTTTGGATTCCGGTGAACCTTATTTTCATCGGGATGCTTGTAACTGGAATGTACAG TTTGAAGTACATAAATGTTGCGATGGTGACAATACTAAAGAACATGACAAACATTATAACAGCTATAGGGGAGCTATATATTTTCAGGAAGAGTCAGAATAAGAAGGTTTGGGCCGCACTATTTCTGATG ATTGTATCTGCTGTATGCGGGGGCATTACAGATCTCTCTTTCCATCTAATTGGTTATACGTGGCAAATTCTGAATTGCTTTCTAACAGCAGGCTACTCG CTCACACTAAGGCGCTTGATGGATACAGCTAAACAATCATCAAAATCTGGCTCCCTCAATGAAGTTTCTATGGTGTTACTCAACAACGCGCTATCAATTCCGTTCGCAATCATTTTGGTTGTAATCTTTGACGAATGGGAATATGTTTGTCAAGC TGAAGTTACCAGAGAGCCTATGTTCTGGGTTGTTGCAACAGCTAGTGGTTTGCTAGGTCTAGCAATCAGCTTCTCTTCGGTGTGGTTTTTGCATCAGACTGGTCCAACAACATACAG TCTTGTTGGTTCTTTAAACAAGATACCCATTTCAGTTGCCGGTATCTTGCTATTCAATGTCCCTGTAAGCGTCGAGAATTTCTGTAGCATAGTTTTTG GTCTTTTTGCTGGGATATTCTTTGCAAAGGCAAAAATGTCCTGA
- the LOC120691269 gene encoding uncharacterized protein LOC120691269 yields MASVGFGSTVAAVAPASSSAAGRSRPRRSALAVPAATRGSPAPAKEEKSLVDFIFGAIFKKDQLVETDPLLNKIDGAPVRGGTASSRAKARGGTTAGGKKAATSDDDGGGLGFNIGGLFDKKG; encoded by the coding sequence ATGGCGTCGGTGGGCTTTGGCAGCACCGTGGCGGCCGTGGCGCCGGCGTCGTCTTCGGCCGCGGGCAGGAGCCGGCCGCGGCGGTCCGCGCTGGCCGTGCCGGCCGCCACGAGGGGCAGCCCCGCGCCGGCCAAGGAGGAGAAGAGCCTCGTCGACTTCATCTTCGGCGCCATCTTCAAGAAGGACCAGCTCGTGGAGACGGACCCGCTCCTCAACAAGATCGACGGCGCGCCGGTCCGGGGCGGCACCGCCTCCTCGCGCGCCAAGGCCCGCGGCGGCACCACGGCCGGCGGCAAGAAAGCTGCcaccagcgacgacgacggcggcggtttGGGGTTCAACATCGGCGGGCTCTTCGACAAGAAAGGCTGA
- the LOC120687583 gene encoding uncharacterized protein LOC120687583 yields the protein MVGSDVPPGSPGAAPGSPEHSRKRKSVSAAAEGDAAAASSSTRRATRSSASPLVDVDGALAWARRAATGAMWAVRGRNRGIVDDDGLLAVILALRHSRTEEVDPDEPGTPYSKKQKRLHKGTRSSGRIAGDLSHLYSFLVSTRKLIGMDPVMHQAAVPEWVNGPSEEEKAQYRDDNETLQKIGTVVKLPPIVEPRKTRKAMDDKCKCSHPGSEACAGVHVKEAWKRVKYQLGDHAFRNCGFDAMGERVLKLWTAEDKKKLADIEKSVPQKNHEDFMRIALKQFKSERTMDLTQYYYNVFLPKRLASLNRAEATNVINASPDDEGNDEDDDNDVHRSKEKNKGSRSSSKRSRK from the exons ATGGTCGGGTCCGACGTCCCTCCCGGCAGCCCCGGCGCGGCCCCGGGGTCCCCTGAGCATTCAAGGAAGCGCAAGAGCGTCTCCGCGGCCGCGGAGGGGGACGCGGCAgcggcgtcgtcgtcgacgaGGCGCGCGACGCGGAGCTCGGCGTCgccgctggtggacgtggaTGGCGCGTTGGcgtgggcgcggcgggcggccacGGGGGCAATGTGGGCGGTGCGTGGGCGGAACCGCGGCATCGTCGACGACGATGGGCTGCTGGCGGTGATCCTGGCGCTGCGCCACTCGCGCACCGAGGAGGTCGACCCCGACGAACCCGGCACGCCCTACTCCAAG AAACAGAAAAGACTTCACAAAGGCACAAGGAGTTCTGGGAGGATAGCTGGTGACCTCAGTCACTTATATAGTTTTCTTGTATCAACGAGGAAACTTATTGGGATGGACCCTGTCATGCATCAAGCTGCTGTCCCTGAGTGGGTTAATGGCCCATCTGAGGAAGAAAAGGCTCAGTACAGAGATGATAACGAGACCTTACAAAAGATAGGCACTGTGGTCAAGCTGCCACCCATTGTGGAGCCACGGAAGACGAGGAAAGCAATGGATGACAAGTGTAAATGTTCTCATCCTGGATCTGAGGCCTGTGCAGGAGTTCATGTAAAGGAGGCCTGGAAGAGGGTCAAGTATCAATTGGGTGATCATGCTTTCAGAAACTGTGGGTTTGATGCAATGGGTGAGCGAGTTCTGAAGTTATGGACTgcagaagacaagaagaaactTGCTGATATCGAGAAGTCAGTTCCTCAGAAGAATCATGAGGACTTCATGAGGATTGCCTTGAAGCAGTTTAAGTCAGAGAGAACAATGGATTTGACCCAGTATTACTACAATGTTTTTCTTCCAAAGAGATTGGCCAGCCTGAACAGGGCAGAGGCTACAAACGTCATAAATGCAAGTCCAGATGATGAGGGCaacgatgaagatgatgacaacGATGTGCATCGctctaaagagaagaataaGGGCTCTAGATCTTCTTCCAAAAG GTCCAGAAAGTAG